The following proteins are encoded in a genomic region of Anabas testudineus chromosome 13, fAnaTes1.2, whole genome shotgun sequence:
- the LOC113170503 gene encoding olfactory receptor 142-like, with protein MINSTQVLYFTLAAYFDTGILKYLYFLLIMSLYIFIICANLSLIVIICTNRSLHEPMYMFLCSLFVNELYGSTGLFPFLLIQTLSDIHTVSASFCFLQIYCVHSYGAVEYLNLAVMSYDRYLAICYPLQYNTHMTYNMIALLILVTWLYPCFAMVVLLLLTSPLQLCGSIINKVYCDTHSVVKLACSNSNGINTYGLIATFSTIFCSLFLILYTYMKILKVCFSGSEQTRQKAVSTCTPHLASLLNFSVGACFEISQSRFNMNSLPNVLRIFLSLYFLTCQPLFNPLLYGLKMSKIRDLCRNLISNVYNNNVVV; from the coding sequence ATGATCAACTCGACACAGGTTCTATATTTCACACTTGCTGCCTACTTTGACACTGggattttaaaatacttataTTTTCTGCTAATTAtgtctttatatattttcataatttGTGCCAATCTTTCTCTCATCGTAATTATTTGTACAAACAGGAGTTTACATGAACCGATGtacatgtttctgtgcagcCTGTTTGTTAATGAACTGTATGGTAGTACAGGGCTGTTTCCATTCCTACTCATTCAGACCCTCTCTGACATTCATACTGTTTctgcttccttttgttttctacagATTTACTGTGTACACTCTTACGGAGCTGTAGAATATTTAAACTTGGCTGTCATGTCTTATGACAGATATCTTGCTATCTGCTATCCTTTACAATATAACACACATATGACATACAACATGATTGCACTACTCATTCTGGTAACGTGGTTATATCCTTGTTTTGCAAtggttgttttgttattattaactTCACCTTTGCAGCTGTGTGGAAGCATAATTAACAAAGTTTACTGTGATACCCACTCTGTTGTTAAGCTGGCATGCTCTAACAGTAATGGAATCAACACATATGGACTTATTGCTACTTTTAGCACAatcttttgttctttatttctaaTTCTTTACACCTACATGAAGATtcttaaagtttgtttttctggttcAGAGCAGACCAGACAGAAAGCGGTCAGTACCTGCACACCTCACCTTGCTTCTCTGCTCAACTTTTCTGTTGGGGCTTGCTTTGAAATATCACAGAGCAGATTTAACATGAACAGTTTACCCAATGTGTTGCgaatttttttatcattatacTTTCTTACATGCCAGCCACTTTTCAATCCTTTATTATATGGCCTGAAAATGTCCAAAATCCGTGACCTATGTAGAAATTTGATATCAAATGTATACAATAATAATGTAGTTGTCTAA
- the LOC113174922 gene encoding olfactory receptor 11A1-like, whose translation MINSTRVSHITLAAYFEAGVLKYFYFMVIMSLYIFIICANLLLIVVITTNRSLHEPMYMFLCSLFVNELFGSTGLFPFLMVQILSDIHTVSVSFCLLQIFYFYSYAHVEFCNLAVMSYDRYLAICFPLQYNTRMTLNKVAMLVALLWIYPFIEVTVLTSLTARLQLCGNSINKVYCDNYSTVKLACSDTSVNNIFGIVYIFTILFAVIILIVYTYMKIIKVCFSGSKQTRQKAFSTCTPHLASLLNFSFACFFEMLQSRFDMNSLPNMLRIFLSLYFLTCQPIFTPILYGLQMSKIRTLCQTLVFNKI comes from the coding sequence ATGATAAACTCTACTCGAGTTTCACATATTACACTTGCTGCCTACTTTGAAGCTGGGGTTTTGAAATACTTCTATTTTATGGTTATTATGTCTTTATATATCTTTATCATTTGTGCTAATTTATTGCTCATTGTGGTTATTACTACAAACAGAAGTTTACATGAACCTATGTACATGTTCCTGTGCAGCCTGTTTGTTAATGAACTGTTTGGTAGTACAGGCTTGTTTCCGTTCCTCATGGTTCAGATCCTCTCTGACAttcacactgtttctgtttcattttgtttactgcagattttttatttctattcataTGCACATGTAGAATTCTGCAACTTAGCCGTCATGTCCTATGACAGATACCTCGCCATCTGTTTTCCTTTACAATATAACACACGTATGACATTGAACAAGGTTGCTATGCTTGTTGCTCTGTTATGGATTTATCCATTTATTGAAGTAACAGTCTTGACATCTCTGACTGCACGTTTACAGCTGTGTGGGAACAGCATTAACAAAGTGTACTGCGACAACTACTCTACTGTCAAACTGGCATGCTCGGACACGTCAGTCAACAACATCTTTGGAattgtttacatatttactATACTATTTGCAGTGATCATTTTAATCGTTTACACCTACATGAAGataattaaagtgtgtttttctggttcTAAACAGACCAGACAGAAAGCGTTCAGTACCTGCACACCTCACCTTGCTTCTCTTCTAAACTTTAGTTTTGCTTGTTTCTTTGAAATGTTACAAAGCAGATTTGATATGAACAGTTTACCCAACATGTTGCGCATTTTTTTGTCCTTATACTTTCTCACTTGCCAACCCATCTTTACTCCTATACTGTATGGACTTCAGATGTCTAAAATTCGTACATTATGTCAAACTCTTGTctttaataaaatttaa